From the genome of Methanofollis sp. UBA420:
GAAACCAAACACTATCCCAGAATTATAGTTCTATCGTTCTCTCTATCAATTCGACGGGAACTCATCAATCGTTCTGTTTTCATTCGGAATAGCGATCGATACTTTATGCATCATATCTCCGATTCCTTCTGCCTTTAAAAAGACAAATCTTTCATCTACAATATGACTGAGAACATCACGATACTGCGCCCCTGCAATAACAAGTATTGTATTACAGTCTTTCAGGATGGGTTTGAGCTTCTCTTCTACTGAGGGACGAATTTTGTCAGCATCAACCTTCGTTCTCAATACTTTCTCGTATGTCGCTATTTTATCTTCCGGGGACAGTAAACCATATTTTGCAGAGATAATTCTGTAATCATATCCCATTCTTTCACAGTACTCTCTCACTTTCGTGAAAAGTGTCCCCGTATACAAATCTTAGCAGCAATCTTTCTATTC
Proteins encoded in this window:
- a CDS encoding DUF6884 domain-containing protein, producing the protein MGYDYRIISAKYGLLSPEDKIATYEKVLRTKVDADKIRPSVEEKLKPILKDCNTILVIAGAQYRDVLSHIVDERFVFLKAEGIGDMMHKVSIAIPNENRTIDEFPSN